In Streptomyces sp. NBC_00683, the DNA window CCAGCAGACGCAGCAGGGTGGACTTGCCGGAGCCGTTGCTGCCGACGAGGCCGGTACGGCCGCGGCCGATGCTGAGGGAGAGCCCGTCGAGGACCTCCGTGCCGTCGGGCCAGGAGAAGGACAGGGCGGAGCAGGTGAGGGAAGCCGTGGGCGTGAGGGGGTGGGACATGGTGATCCTCGCAGTCGCAAGCACAGGAAAAAGGGGCTTCGTATGCGAGCACCACGCGGCGACCGGGCCATGGAAAAAGGGGGTGCGGTCCTCCGGAGGGCGGGGGACGGCTCATGCACCGAGGTCGCATCCACGCGGGGTCACGGGGCGGCAGGAAAGCCGACGGCAGCGTGACAGGGCTACGGCGAGTGCCGTACCGCGCGATGATCGCGAACCTCAGATGCGCAACGTCCACCTCTATCGGAGACAACAGGACCCGACGACTGTAGCGCAACGGGGCCGGGGCCCGCAGGTGCGCGGGGATGCCCGGTCCCGGCAGCGGGGACGTCCTGCCGGGACCGGGACGCTGTCAGGCCCTGGAGCAGACGGATCCGTTCAGCGCGAAGGAAGCGGGCTGACCGGTGTTACCCGTGTGGCTCGCCTGGAGGCCGATCTGGACCGAGCCGCCGGGGGCGAGTGTGCCGTTGTACGCGACGTTCCTGGCCGTCACCGCACCGCTGCTCGGGCTGTACGTCGCTCCCCAGCCGGAGGTGATGGTCTGGCCGGCGGGCAGGGTGAAGGCGAGCGACCAGCTGCTGATCGCCGCGGCGGAGGTGTTGGTGAGGGTGAGGGTCGCGGTCAGGCCGGTGTTCCAGGCGCTGGTCGTGTAGCCCACCCGGCAGGCACCCGGCTCCGGGTCGGGGCCGGGGTCGGGCGGGGTGGTCGTGGTGCCGTCCAGGCCGAAGAACGTGAGGGCCCGGGCCGCCATGCCGCCGGTCGGCAGCGAGTGGCCGACGCCCTGGATGCTGATGGCCTCCACGGGGGCCTGGTTGCCGGTGGCGCCGTACCGGGTGCGGGTCCAGCCGGACTGCGGGGTGTCGGTGGCCGCGGGGGTGCGGCTCACGCCGTGGACATCGGTCCACTGGTCTATCTGCTCGTTGAAGTTCGGGTAGCGCAGCGTGCTGTCCTCGGTGCCGTGCCAGATCTGCATCCGGGGCCGGGCACCGCTGTACCCGGGATACGCCGCACGTACCAGGTCGCCCCATGCCTGCGGCGTCCTGTCGACCGTGCCGTTGGCGCAGGCGCTGTTCCAGCCCGATCCGTCGGTGGTGGCGAAGCAGGAGTGCGGTACGCCCATGAAGGCGGCCCCCGCCTTGAAGACGTCGGGGTAGTTGCCCAGCAGGACGTTGGTCATCATGGCGCCCGAGGAGGCTCCGGTGACGTAGATCCGGCCGGAGTCGGCGCCGTACCGCTGCTGGACGTAACTGACCATGGACCTGATGCCCACGGGGTCGCTGCCCCCGTCACGCCTGAGGGCCTGCGGCGAGGAGACGTCGAAGCAGTTGCCGCTCCTGGTCGCCGAGGGGTACACGACGATGAACCCGTACCGGTCGGCGAGCGAGGCGAATTCCGTGCCCGAGTAGAACGCCGGGCCCGATCCTGTGCAGTAGTGCACCGCCACCAGGACGGCCGGCCGCTGCTGGACGGTGTCCGGCACGTACACGTGCATCCTCAGATTGCTCGGGTTGCTGCCGAAGGAGGTCACCTCCGTCAGCGAAGCGGCCGACGCGGGGGGTGCGACGGCGAGGAGGAGCGCCGACACGAGGGGGAGGACGCCCGCGAGGAGGGCTGTCAGCAGCGCTCTCGCCGACCGCCTTCCGGCCTCCGGTGCGTGCAGGGATCTGTTGGTCATGTTCCTGTCCTTCCTAGACTGCCGGGTGTGAAGGGACTGCTGTGAAGGGCCTGTTGCTGCGGCTGTCGGCGCTGGACGCGGACGCCGCCACCGCCGTGCGCGTGATCGCCCACTTCGAGGCGCTGCTGGGCGGCGGCCCGGATCCGGTGACCCTGGCCCGGTCGACCGCGGGCCTGGCCGGCTGTGCGGCTGGCCTCGAGCTGCCCGACGGGCGGGCGGCACGGTTCGGGCCGGACGGCCTCGCCCTGCCGGGCGTACCCGCGCAGGTCTCCGGCCGGGTGGATCTGGAGCCGTCCGGCGGTGTCTGGCTGGAACGGCCCGGTGTGCCGGGGCCGTTCGACGAGCTGGTCCTGGAGTGGATGGCCATCACCGCCCGGGTGCTCGCCGGCCGCCCCTGGCAGCCCCGGGTGCCCACCGCGGCCGATCCGGCTCTGGTGGAACTGGTGCTGTCCGGGCGCGAGGACGCCACGGACCGGATCCGCGCGCTGCGGCTGCTGGGCCTCGCCCCCGATGTGCCGCTGCGGGTGGTCGCGGTGACCGGGCGGCCGGGGACGGACGCCGGGCTGGAGGCGGTGGCACTGCTGGGGCGCGGTGCTGTGCGGGGCACGGTCCGGGTGGCGCGGGCCGGTGCCCTGGGGGCGGTGCTGGTGCAGAGTCCGGACGCGGGCGGACCCGGTTCCCGTACGGCGTCGACGACCGCGGAACTACGGGCGGCTCTGCACGAACGGGGCCGTGAGCGGGGGACGGCCCACCGTCCCGCGCACGCGGTACGGGTGGGGGTCGGGGCCTCAGCAGCCCCGCTGGACGCACGGCTCTCGTGGGAACAGGCGCGTTCCGCGCTGCGGTTCGCCGTGGCGGGCTCCCCCGAGGAGTCGGTGGCCGACCACGGTGAACTCGGCCCGGTCGCGCTGCTGGCGGACATCCCTGTGGAGCGGCTGCGTGCCCAGGAGGACGTACGGCGGCTGACGAAGCTGGCCTGCGGCGAGGGGGCGGGGCAGGGCGGCGACCTCCTGGCGGCGCTGGCGGCGTTCTGCCGTACGGGTTCGCTGCGGCAGGCCGCCCTGGAACTCCACCTGCACCACAGTTCGGTGGCCGCGCGGCTTGCCCACGTCGAGAAGGAACTCGGCCTCCGGCTGCGTGATCCGCAGGACCGGTTCGGCGCCCAACTCGCCCTGTACGCATGGCGGCTGACGCAGTCCGCGGACGGCTCCGCCGGCAGTGAAGGCGAGGAGGGTAACGGCACGGGCTGATGAGCGCGCACCGGCCTACCGCCCCAGCGCCGTGCGGAGCGCCGCGACCGCCTCGGCGGTCGCGTTCCGTATGACGGCCGCGTGCTCCACGGCCCAGGCGCCATGGAAGGTGCCGGGGAACAGCCGCAGCTGTGCGGGCACCCCGGCGGCCCGCAGCGCGCGGGCGTAGTCGGCGCCCTCGTCCCGCAGCGGGTCGAACTCCATCACCGACACGTAGGCGGGCGGCAGCCCGGACAGCGCGTCGGCCCCGGCACGGGCCGGTGCCGCGTACGGGGAGACGCCCGCCGTGCCCCGTACCCCGTCCCCCAGGTAGGCCTCCCAGCTCAGGCGGGCGCTGCGCCGGTTCCATACGGGGGTGTCGGTGAACTGCCGTGCGCTCGACGTCTCCAGCCGGTCGTCGAGCGCGGGGCTGCACAGGTGCTGGAAGCAGATGGCGGGCCCTCGGCGGTCCCGGGCGAGCAGGGTCAGGGCTGCGGCGAGACCCGCTCCGGCGCTGTCGCCCCACAGGGCGATCCGGTCGGCCCGGACACCCAGCTCCGCGGCGTTCGCCGCGAGACCGGACAGTCCGGCGTAGCAGTCCTCCAGCGGTGCGGGGAAAGGGTGCTCGGGGGCCAGCCGGTAGTCGACGGAGACCACGAGTGCCGTCAGTTCCCTGCAGAGCAGCAGATTCCAGTCGTGGTCGACGTCCGGCGAGCCCAGGACGAAGCCTCCGCCGTGGATGCTGTAGACGACGGGCAGCGGCCCCTGGGCGGACCGGGGCCGGTACAGCCGCAGCGCGACGTCCGGCGCACGGTCCGGGCCGGGGACGGTGACCTCCCGGACGTCCACCCCCGCGGTGTCCGCCGTCGCGAGGGACGCGGTCAGCTGCTGGGCCTGCGCTGCCCTGGCGGCGCCCACGTCCGTGATGTCGACCTCGGGCATCATCGTGAGCGCGGCGGCCAGTTCCGGATCGAAACGGTACTGCGGGAGCATGCCCCTCCTCCGGTCCGGGCCGCGGGCGGCGGCGTCCTGAGTGAGACGGTGTCACGGGGCGTTCCCCCAGGTCATCCGACATGTGTCGGTTCCATGGCCGCACTCGTCCGACACCTGCGCGTCTTCCATACCGTTTTCGGTCCCGGCGGTGCCCCGAACGCCCGCGAATACCTGCTTCGACCAGCGAAAACGCGTGCACGATAAGGGAGTTGGGCCCTCTTGACGGCGGCCGGGTGGCTTCTCTACCGTCTGCTCGCCCGATCGACGGACCGGCCGAAACTTTCGCGTCCTGCGATGCGTAACACCTCCGAGAGGGACCAGCGTTGACCACTTTCCGTACCCGTGTCCGCATCCGCCTGCGCCGCCGTGTGACGCCCCTGCTGCTCTCCGGGGGACTGTGCCTGGCCGCCCTCACCACGACGGGTCCCGCGTACGCCGGGCAGCAGGCGGGCACCGGGATCGTCGACTCCACCCGGCACGGCGGCCGGGCCGTCGCCCTGACCTTCGACGACGGCCCGAACCCCACCGACACCCCGCGGCTGCTGAAAGTGCTGCGCAAGCACCACGTCAAGGCGGTGTTCTGTCTGTGGGGAGACCACGTCAAGGAGCACCCCGAACTGGTGCGCGCGATCGTCGCGGGCGGCCACACGCTGTGCAACCACACGATGCGCCACGACGACATGGCGGCCTGGCCGGCCGAGGACATCCGGGCGGACCTGGAGCGGACCAACGCCGAGATCCGCCGTGCCGCACCCGGTGTGCGTATTCCCTATTTCCGTGCTCCGTACGGGAGTTGGGGTCAGACCCCGCAGGTGGCGGCTGATCTGGGGATGCAGCCGCTGGGCTGGCGGCTGGCGATCGGGGACTGGGAGCCGCCGGGCACCGACGAGCTGGTCCGCCGCATCGAGGAGGGCGTCACCCCCGGGGCGGTGGTGCTGCTCCACGACGGTGGCGGCGACCGCAGCCAGACCGTCGAGGCCGTCGACCGGATCGTTCCCGCACTGCGGGCCGCCCACTGGCGCTTCGACAAGCCCGCCCGCAGAGCCTGACGCAGCTCCGAGCAGCTTCCCGCACCTCCTCACACCGCTTCAGGAGATCCGTATGAGACCGCATTCCGCAGGGTCCGGCGCCCGACGCGCGGGCCGCCATCTGGTGGCCGTACTCACCGGAGCCCTGCTCCTGGCCACGGCGCCGGCCGCGTCCGCCGAACCCTCCGCCGCCTCCTCCGTCCGGCACGCGTCCCACCGGTCCGCCGACGCCGCGTGGACCGGCACCTGGGCCACCACGCCCACGGAGACCCCGGCCTCGGACACCACCGCGTTCGAGGACCAGACCATCCGGCAGACCGTCCGCACCAGCATCGGCGGCGACCGGGTGCGGATCCGGCTGTCCAACGAGTTCGGCAGTCGGCCCCTGGTCATCGGTGAGGCGCACGTCGCCCGCCGGGCCGCCGACGGTCCGGCCTCCCGCATCGACCCGCGCACCGACCGCCCGCTCACTTTCGGCGGCCGTACGTCCGTGACGATCCCCGCGGGCGCCCCCGCGCTCAGCGACCCGGTCTCCCTGCGGGTGCCCGCTGGCTCCGATCTGGTGGTGAGCATCCATCTGCCCGAGCGCACCGCGGGCTCGACGCTCCACGCGTTCGCCCTCCAGCACAACTACGTCGCAGCCGGAAACGTCACCGGGCGCGGCGACATCGAAGCGACCACCACCATCGACCGCTGGTACTTCTTGACCGGGGTGAGCGTGAGCACCGGCCGCTCCGCACGCTCCTCGGCCGTCGTCGCGTTCGGCGACTCCATCACGGACGGCGCCGAAACCGGCGTGGACGCCAACCACCGCTGGCCCGACTTCCTGGCCGGGCGACTGAACGCCGGATACGGTCCGCGTGCCGTGGGCGTGCTCAACCAGGGCATCAGCGGCAACCGCCTCCTGCACGACCCCAACCCCCCGGCCGGGTCCGAGGCGGAGAACTTCGCGGCGTACTTCGGCCGGAGCGCACTGCGCCGCTTCGACCGCGACGTAGCCTCCCAGCCCGGAGCCGAGCACCTCGTCGTGCTCCTCGGTGTGAACGACCTCGGCCATCCCGGAACGGTCGCACCGGAGTCCGAGAGGGTCACCGCGGCCGACATCATCGACGCCCACCGCCAGATCATCGCCCGCGCGCACGACCGGGGCCTCAAGGCGTACGGCGGCACGATCCTGCCGTTCAAGAACGACACCCTCGGCTTCTACAGTCCGCAGAACGAGGCCGCCCGGCAGGCCGTGAACCACTGGATCCGCACGAGCGGGGCGTACGACGCGGTGATCGACTTCGACAGGGCCCTGCGCGACCCGGCAGACCCGGAACGCCTCCTGGCGCGCTACGACAGCGGCGACCACCTGCACCCCAACGACGCCGGAGCCGAGGCGATGTCCCGGGCCGTCCCCCTCCACCTGCTGCGCCGATCCCTCTCGGGAGCCGACGGCGAACGGCGCTCGGGGCCCCGGTCCCTCAGGGCGTGACGACGGCGAAGTCGGGGTCGGGGTCGTCCAGGACGGAGAGGATGGTCATGAGCACACCGGGGTCGCCGGTGTGCTCGATTCCGTCGAGCCCCTGGCCGCCGAGGATCTGCATGAGCTGTGGCTTGGTGAGGGTGAGGGCGAGATCCGCGCCGTCGCCGGGCTGCGAGGTGCGGGAGTGGATCAGGACACCGTTGTGCAGGGTCATGCGGTACGCCTCACCGAGGTCGGTGAGCTGCCAGTGCACCGTGAAGGAGTGGTCCCACGCCTCGGGGCCGTTGATCCGGACGGCGAGGGAGTCGAAGAGCTGCTCCACGGACAGAGCGGTGGCCATGGTGCCTGCCGTGATGACGGTCGGCGTGATGCCGTGGCGCAGCTCGGCGGCACCGGTGAGGTAGCAGTTGCGCCAGGTCGCACACTCGGCGCCGTACGCGAGCTGCTCGTAGACCTGCGCCAGGAGGCCCTTGGCGTCGGTGCTGTCCGGAGCGGCGAACACGGCGTGCTTGAGCAGCTGGGCGGCGAAGCGCAGATCGCCTTCGCCGATGTACCCGCGTGCCTTGGTGAGGACCGCTTCGAGACCGCCGACGCAGTCCACGTACCGCTGGGCGCTCTCGGTCGGCGGGTGCTCCCAGAGCGATGAGGGATGCCCGTCGTACCAGCCCATGTACCGCTGGAAGATGGCCTTGACGTTGTGGTTGACGGAGCCGTAGTAGCCGCGGGCGTGCCAGGCGCGTGCCAGCACCGGCGGGAGTTCGAGCACTTCGGCGATCTCGGTGCCGGTGTACCCCTGGTTGGCGAGGCGCAGCGTCTGGTCGTGCAGATATCCGTACAGGTCGCGCTGCTCGGCGAGGAAGGCCCGGATGCGCTCCTTGCCCCACGTGGGCCAGTGGTGGGAGGCGAAGAGCACGTCGGCGTCGTGCGCGAACAGCTCGCGGGCCTCGTTGAGGTAGCGGGACCAGATGCGGGCGTCACGTACGAGTGCACCGCGCAGCGTCAGGATGTTGTGGAGGTTGTGGGTCGCGTTCTCCGCCATGCACAGGGCGCGCCGCTCGGGGATGAGGAAGTTCATCTCCGAGGGTGCCTCGGTGCCCGGCGTCATCTGGAAGCGGAGGAGGACCCCGTCGAGGGTCAGCTCCTGGCCGGTGTGCTTGATCTCGATCGTGGGCGCGAGGAGCCCCGGCAGGCCGGTGGACGCGGTGAAGCCGAGGCCCATGCCGATCAGGCCCTCGGGGTCGCGGTCGAGGTTGGAGCCCGCGTAGTAGGCCCCGCGTCGCAGCATGGCCGTTCCGGCGTAGACGTTCTCCGCGACGGAACTCTCCATGAAGCCCTCGGGAGCCACGACGGTGACGTCGTCGCCGGCGCGGGTGACGCCGTGGACGCCGCCGAAGTGGTCGAGGTGGGAGTGCGTGAACAGGACGGCGGTGACGGGCCGTTCACCGCGGTGCTCCCGGTAGAGGGCGAGCGCGGCGGCTGCCGTTTCCTCGGACACCAGCGGATCCACGACGATCACGCCGCGGTCGCCCTCGATGAGCGTCATGTTCGACAGGTCGAATCCGCGGACCTGGTACACCCCGTCGGTCACCTCGTAGAGGCCGGCGCGGGCGCACAGCTGGGACTGCCGCCACAGGCTGGAATTCGCCGTACCGGGGCAGTCGCCGTCCAGGAAGGCGGTGTCGTCGAAGCTCCACACCACTCTGCCGTCGGCAGCCGTGATCGTCCCGGCTGTGGGGGGTGCGACCAGCCCGCGATCGGCGTCCTCGAAGTCGGTTCGGTCCTCGAAGTCGGGGATGACGTCGGCTGTGGTCACGCGGGCCTCCAGGGATTGGCACTGTGCTCATCCTGTGGGAGCGGCAGGCGCCGTGCCCGGGGGATGTGGGCCGTCCGGGTGCTCGGCGCTGCGGGGCCGTCCATGGGTGGGCCCGTGTGGGCGGCACGGCGAGGTGTCAGGTGACCGGACCGCTCACGTCGCCGACCAGAGACGGCGGTAGAACTCGGCCCGGGTCGGGTCGGGGGCGATCCCGTAGGCGTCGAGGAGGGTGTCCTCCCAGCCCGGCCCGTAATTGTGCTCGGTGTTCCAGGTGGCAACGGCCAGGTCCGCCCAGCGGTCGGCGACACCGAGGGCCCCCATGTCGACGTGACCGGACCAGGTGCCGTCCTCGTGGAGCAGCGTGTTCGGTGCGCACGGGTCGCCGTGGCACACGACGAGGCGGTCGACGGGCGGGGGCACGGACAGGTCCGGGGGCACCTGGATGCCTGCCCGCCGGGCGCGCGTCAGACGGTCCTCGACGGACCAGCCGAAGGGGCAGCCGGCCACGGGCAGCCGCTCGTGCAGGGCCCGCAGCCCCGCACCCAGCGCGCGCACGGCCGTGCCGGGATCCGCCTTCCAGCGGGGCGCGACGGCGTTCTCGCCGGGAAGCCCGTGGGTGACGAGCCAGGCTCCGTCCCGGTCCGCTCCGTACTCGCGCACGCGGGGCACGGTCGTGAAACGGCGGGCCCACCGAAGACGGTCCGCCTCGGCGGTCAGGTCCAGCCCGGAGCCCGCCGGAGCCCACTTGGCGAAGAGCCGGCCGTCCCCGTCGCCGATACGGAAGGTCAGGCCGCCCAACTCGTTCTGCCACACGGGCAGCAGGGGCCGGTCCCCGGCCAGGCCGACGATGCGAGCAGGTACCCGCACGGAGGAGGGGGGCGGTCCTGAAAAGGCCATGACCTCATGGTCTCCTCCACCGCGCGGTCCGGGCGAGTGGTTTTCCGGGAGCGGCGTGACCGCGGTTCCCTCACCCGTCCGGCGGCTGTTGCCCGTGTGCGCTCCGGCCTCCGAGGAGGTGCTCCCTGCCCCAGGCACCCAGGGGGCTCAGCGCCTCGTTCAGGGAGATGCCGAGCGGGGTGAGGCCGTAGGTGACACGGCGTACCGCTCCCTCGAGCGACTCCTCCCGGAAGACGATGCCGTCGGCCTGCAGCTCGCGCAGGTGCGAGGCGAGGACCTTTTCGGTGACACCCGGTATGCCGCGGCCCAACTCACCGAACCGGCAGGGCGCTTCGTTCAGCACCCACAGGATGAGCACCTTCCACTTGCCACCGACCACGTCGATCGCCGCGTCGATGCCGCACACGTACGTGTCCCGCCTGGTCATCCGCTCACCTTAAGGTAACCACCCACAAAAGAGTGCGTACTTGATCATGATTCGGGTGCATAGCAGCCTGATCGCCATGGACACCCACACCACTCCCGGAACCCCCGTCACCCTCCTCGGCCTCGGCGGCATGGGCACCGCGCTCGCCCGTGCCTGGCTCGGCGCGGGACACCCGCTGACCGTCTGGAACCGCACCCCGGAGAAGGCCGGACCACTGGCGGGCGAGGGTGCGCGGGTGGCGTCGACCCCGGCCGGGGCGGTCGCGTCGGCAACCGGTCCCGTCGTCCTCTGCCTGCTGGACGACGCCTCGGTCGAAGAGGCCCTGGACGGCGTCGACCTGACCGGCAAGGACGTGGTCAACCTGACCACGAGCACCCCCGCCGATGCCCGGCTACGTGCCCGCTGGGCCGTGGAGCGGGGCGCCCGTTTCCTGGACGGCGGGATCATGGCCGTACCCCCGATGATCGGCCGGCCGGAGACCGGCGGCTACATCTTCTACAGCGGCGACCGCGCACTGTTCGAACGCCACAGCGGGGCACTGGAGGTTCCCGCCGGTGCGAAGTTCGTCGGTGAGGACCCCGGTCACGCGGCGCTGCACGACATCGCCCTGCTCAGCGCGATGACCGGCATGCTCGCGGGTATCACCCACGCCTTCGCCCTGGTGGGCGCCGAGAAGGACCTCGACCGGGCCGGATTTGCGGCCCTGCTCGCCGAATGGCTCGGCGCCATGTCCGGCACGACCCACGAGATGGCCGCCCAGCTGGAGAGCGGCGACTACACGGAGGGCGTCACCTCCAACCTCGCCATGATGACGGCGGGCAACGACGCGCTCCTGGCCACGGCGGAGGACCGGTCGGTCGATCCCCGGCTCCTCACCCCGTACATGGAGCTGATGCGCCGTCGGGTGGCCCAGGGCCACGGAGACGAAGGACTGGCGGGCATGGTCGGCCTGCTGAGGGGCGAGTGAGGGCGCACGCGCGCTTCACGGTGTCGCGTCCGGTGTGAGCACGCTCCTCCGCGCAACGCATTCCGAAAGAGTTCGAAACTTTCGGAAATGAAGATCTTTGATTCTGATCCGGCAATTACATCCTGCGTGACCATCATAAGGTCGATGGACGTGATAGTTCCTATGACCAGGTAATACGATCACCATACGTACTCCTCGACCGAGCGACTGTTTCGTAACTCGTGCCGAAACTATTGACAGTTGACGAGGGCAGATCAACACTGAGCGCCGTCGGCAGACCTCAGATCGCTGTCGATCCGGGTCCACCACGACCCGTCACCGGGGCCGGTCCGCCGAACACGCAACGGCCGGGCCCGTGTTCGGCCGGGCTGCGCGGCACCGACGCGCATGCGCCGTCGTCGCCCGTTCACCGGCACCTTCGCGAGACGTGTTGCGCTGCCCGGCCCCAACGGCCTTACGAGGACGAGGAGGAAGTACGCACATGAACGACGCACCCGCACATGCGACGAGCCGCGCAAGCGGCCGCACCAGGTCATTCGGCCGCTTCAGGCTTTTCATCCGCAGTGCCTTCGCCATGGCGATGGCCTGCGTGGCCGCAATTGCGCTGCCCGGCACCGCCAGTGCCGACACGGTCATCAACTCGAATCAGACCGGGACCAACAACGGCTACTACTACTCGTTCTGGACGGACAGTTCCGGGACGGTCTCGATGAACCTGGGATCCGGCGGCACCTACGGCACGTCGTGGAGCAACACCGGGAACTTCGTGGCCGGTAAGGGCTGGAGCACCGGCGGGCGCCGGAGCGTGACCTACTCGGGCACCTTCAACCCGTCCGGCAACGCGTACCTGACGCTCTACGGCTGGTCGACGAACCCGCTCGTCGAGTACTACATCGTCGACAACTGGGGCACCTACCGGCCCACGGGAACGTTCAAGGGCACCGTCTCCAGCGACGGCGGAACGTACGACATCTACGAGACGACGCGGACCAACGCCCCCTCCATCGAAGGCACCAAGACGTTCAAGCAGTTCTGGAGCGTCAGGCAGGCGAAGAGAACCGGCGGAACCATCACCACCGGCAACCACTTCGACGCCTGGGCCCAGAAGGGGATGAACCTGGGCACCTTCAACTACATGATCATGGCCACCGAGGGCTACCAGAGCAGCGGGAGCTCCAACATCACGCTGGGCAGCTCGTCCGGTGGTGGCGGTGGTGGCGGTGGTGGCGGCTGCACCGCCACCCTGTCCGCGGGCGAGAAGTGGAGCGACCGGTACAACCTCGACGTCGCGGTCTCCGGCTCCAGCAACTGGACCGTGACGATGAACGTCCCGTCCCCGCAGAAGGTCCTCTCCACCTGGAACACGACCGCCAGTTACCCGAGCGCCCAGGTACTGACAGCCAAATCGAACGGCAGCGGCAACAACTTCGGGGTCACCCTCCAGGCCAACGGATCCTGGACCTGGCCGACGGTCTCCTGCAGCGCAGGCTGACCTTCCGCGGAGCACGCCCGTGACACCGCGCCGATCGGGGCGGCGGCACCCGGCCGCCGCCCCGGTCGGCGCACGCGGCGGGCGACCCTGCACACTGCCCGCATGCGCATAGCCTTGGTTGTGACGACGGTGCTCTTCGTGCTCAGCTCGGCCTCCGCGGTCAACTTCGCGCTCAAGGGCCGTGGGTGGGCGGCGGTCGGCGTCTTCCTGCCGTCCGTCGGCCTCGCGGCCATCCTGCTCGGCGGAGTGGAGCGGCAGAGCATGGCCCTCTTCTGGCTGGGATGCCTGCTCGTCGTGGCCGGCCTCGGCGCGGAGGCCCTGGACCACCGGCGAACCCGAACCCCCGCGAAGTAGCGGCGGTCACCCCTGGGAGGCCGCGATCCGGTCGAGGACGTCCGTGTAGAGCGACCGTCTGTCGGGGCGGGCGTGGTCGGCGGCACGCCTGAGAGCGGGGACCGCCGGTGTGCCCATCCCGACGAGCCCCTCGGTCGCGGCCCTGCGGACCACCGGGTGTGCGTGCGCGAGCAGGCCGGTCACGGCAGGGATCGCGGGCGCCCAGGAGGCGTGGCAGAGGGCGCGGATCGCCGTCCGGACCACGTCGTGCCGGGGGTCGTCGA includes these proteins:
- a CDS encoding extracellular catalytic domain type 1 short-chain-length polyhydroxyalkanoate depolymerase, producing the protein MTNRSLHAPEAGRRSARALLTALLAGVLPLVSALLLAVAPPASAASLTEVTSFGSNPSNLRMHVYVPDTVQQRPAVLVAVHYCTGSGPAFYSGTEFASLADRYGFIVVYPSATRSGNCFDVSSPQALRRDGGSDPVGIRSMVSYVQQRYGADSGRIYVTGASSGAMMTNVLLGNYPDVFKAGAAFMGVPHSCFATTDGSGWNSACANGTVDRTPQAWGDLVRAAYPGYSGARPRMQIWHGTEDSTLRYPNFNEQIDQWTDVHGVSRTPAATDTPQSGWTRTRYGATGNQAPVEAISIQGVGHSLPTGGMAARALTFFGLDGTTTTPPDPGPDPEPGACRVGYTTSAWNTGLTATLTLTNTSAAAISSWSLAFTLPAGQTITSGWGATYSPSSGAVTARNVAYNGTLAPGGSVQIGLQASHTGNTGQPASFALNGSVCSRA
- a CDS encoding PucR family transcriptional regulator, which codes for MKGLLLRLSALDADAATAVRVIAHFEALLGGGPDPVTLARSTAGLAGCAAGLELPDGRAARFGPDGLALPGVPAQVSGRVDLEPSGGVWLERPGVPGPFDELVLEWMAITARVLAGRPWQPRVPTAADPALVELVLSGREDATDRIRALRLLGLAPDVPLRVVAVTGRPGTDAGLEAVALLGRGAVRGTVRVARAGALGAVLVQSPDAGGPGSRTASTTAELRAALHERGRERGTAHRPAHAVRVGVGASAAPLDARLSWEQARSALRFAVAGSPEESVADHGELGPVALLADIPVERLRAQEDVRRLTKLACGEGAGQGGDLLAALAAFCRTGSLRQAALELHLHHSSVAARLAHVEKELGLRLRDPQDRFGAQLALYAWRLTQSADGSAGSEGEEGNGTG
- a CDS encoding alpha/beta hydrolase — its product is MLPQYRFDPELAAALTMMPEVDITDVGAARAAQAQQLTASLATADTAGVDVREVTVPGPDRAPDVALRLYRPRSAQGPLPVVYSIHGGGFVLGSPDVDHDWNLLLCRELTALVVSVDYRLAPEHPFPAPLEDCYAGLSGLAANAAELGVRADRIALWGDSAGAGLAAALTLLARDRRGPAICFQHLCSPALDDRLETSSARQFTDTPVWNRRSARLSWEAYLGDGVRGTAGVSPYAAPARAGADALSGLPPAYVSVMEFDPLRDEGADYARALRAAGVPAQLRLFPGTFHGAWAVEHAAVIRNATAEAVAALRTALGR
- a CDS encoding polysaccharide deacetylase family protein; the encoded protein is MTTFRTRVRIRLRRRVTPLLLSGGLCLAALTTTGPAYAGQQAGTGIVDSTRHGGRAVALTFDDGPNPTDTPRLLKVLRKHHVKAVFCLWGDHVKEHPELVRAIVAGGHTLCNHTMRHDDMAAWPAEDIRADLERTNAEIRRAAPGVRIPYFRAPYGSWGQTPQVAADLGMQPLGWRLAIGDWEPPGTDELVRRIEEGVTPGAVVLLHDGGGDRSQTVEAVDRIVPALRAAHWRFDKPARRA
- a CDS encoding SGNH/GDSL hydrolase family protein, encoding MRPHSAGSGARRAGRHLVAVLTGALLLATAPAASAEPSAASSVRHASHRSADAAWTGTWATTPTETPASDTTAFEDQTIRQTVRTSIGGDRVRIRLSNEFGSRPLVIGEAHVARRAADGPASRIDPRTDRPLTFGGRTSVTIPAGAPALSDPVSLRVPAGSDLVVSIHLPERTAGSTLHAFALQHNYVAAGNVTGRGDIEATTTIDRWYFLTGVSVSTGRSARSSAVVAFGDSITDGAETGVDANHRWPDFLAGRLNAGYGPRAVGVLNQGISGNRLLHDPNPPAGSEAENFAAYFGRSALRRFDRDVASQPGAEHLVVLLGVNDLGHPGTVAPESERVTAADIIDAHRQIIARAHDRGLKAYGGTILPFKNDTLGFYSPQNEAARQAVNHWIRTSGAYDAVIDFDRALRDPADPERLLARYDSGDHLHPNDAGAEAMSRAVPLHLLRRSLSGADGERRSGPRSLRA
- a CDS encoding alkyl/aryl-sulfatase; translated protein: MTTADVIPDFEDRTDFEDADRGLVAPPTAGTITAADGRVVWSFDDTAFLDGDCPGTANSSLWRQSQLCARAGLYEVTDGVYQVRGFDLSNMTLIEGDRGVIVVDPLVSEETAAAALALYREHRGERPVTAVLFTHSHLDHFGGVHGVTRAGDDVTVVAPEGFMESSVAENVYAGTAMLRRGAYYAGSNLDRDPEGLIGMGLGFTASTGLPGLLAPTIEIKHTGQELTLDGVLLRFQMTPGTEAPSEMNFLIPERRALCMAENATHNLHNILTLRGALVRDARIWSRYLNEARELFAHDADVLFASHHWPTWGKERIRAFLAEQRDLYGYLHDQTLRLANQGYTGTEIAEVLELPPVLARAWHARGYYGSVNHNVKAIFQRYMGWYDGHPSSLWEHPPTESAQRYVDCVGGLEAVLTKARGYIGEGDLRFAAQLLKHAVFAAPDSTDAKGLLAQVYEQLAYGAECATWRNCYLTGAAELRHGITPTVITAGTMATALSVEQLFDSLAVRINGPEAWDHSFTVHWQLTDLGEAYRMTLHNGVLIHSRTSQPGDGADLALTLTKPQLMQILGGQGLDGIEHTGDPGVLMTILSVLDDPDPDFAVVTP
- a CDS encoding aminoglycoside 3'-phosphotransferase, which translates into the protein MAFSGPPPSSVRVPARIVGLAGDRPLLPVWQNELGGLTFRIGDGDGRLFAKWAPAGSGLDLTAEADRLRWARRFTTVPRVREYGADRDGAWLVTHGLPGENAVAPRWKADPGTAVRALGAGLRALHERLPVAGCPFGWSVEDRLTRARRAGIQVPPDLSVPPPVDRLVVCHGDPCAPNTLLHEDGTWSGHVDMGALGVADRWADLAVATWNTEHNYGPGWEDTLLDAYGIAPDPTRAEFYRRLWSAT